A single window of Pontibacillus chungwhensis DNA harbors:
- a CDS encoding SDR family NAD(P)-dependent oxidoreductase — protein MFLPNFHLEGKLAAVTGATKGIGYAIAIAYAEAGADLIVISRTEEDVHRVCREIEQLGRKAYPIIGNVQDYKDIIKQVKETTPYQDIHIWVNNAGVNIRSEAFAVTESEWDQIIQTNMKSAFFLAQFAGEQMKERGEGKIVNVSSVAGHVALRTGVVYGMTKAALIQMTKTLSLEWGKHNIHVNAIGPWYFPTALTEKLLEDEQYVKEIKERTPMRRIGELKELAGAAVFLASEGSNYMTGQTLFVDGGMSIYGF, from the coding sequence ATGTTTTTGCCAAATTTCCATCTTGAAGGTAAGCTTGCAGCCGTAACAGGAGCAACAAAAGGAATCGGGTATGCGATCGCGATTGCCTATGCTGAAGCGGGTGCAGATCTTATTGTCATTTCTAGAACAGAAGAAGATGTACATAGAGTTTGTCGCGAAATTGAACAATTGGGCAGGAAGGCCTATCCAATTATAGGGAATGTGCAGGATTATAAGGACATTATTAAACAAGTGAAAGAAACTACTCCCTATCAAGACATTCATATCTGGGTCAATAATGCAGGGGTGAACATCCGGAGTGAAGCTTTCGCGGTTACAGAATCAGAATGGGACCAAATCATCCAGACCAACATGAAGAGCGCTTTTTTCCTTGCACAGTTCGCAGGAGAGCAAATGAAAGAAAGAGGAGAAGGTAAAATTGTAAATGTATCCTCTGTTGCAGGCCATGTAGCGCTCCGTACTGGGGTGGTTTATGGGATGACAAAGGCTGCCTTGATTCAAATGACTAAGACACTATCATTAGAGTGGGGGAAGCACAACATCCATGTTAATGCCATTGGCCCTTGGTATTTCCCGACAGCACTAACGGAGAAGCTTCTCGAAGATGAACAATATGTTAAAGAAATTAAAGAGCGTACTCCAATGAGAAGGATTGGTGAGTTAAAAGAACTCGCAGGAGCTGCCGTGTTTTTAGCTTCAGAAGGAAGTAACTATATGACTGGTCAAACCCTGTTTGTAGACGGAGGTATGAGCATTTACGGGTTTTAA
- a CDS encoding cytochrome c oxidase subunit 2A, which produces MAKTQLNNPNTQTKTQTEESDLKGTFIAVLFVGAFLVVTWFSVWGIFVNR; this is translated from the coding sequence ATGGCCAAAACTCAATTGAACAACCCAAATACACAAACGAAAACACAAACTGAGGAATCCGATCTAAAAGGTACTTTTATCGCAGTCTTATTTGTAGGTGCGTTCTTAGTTGTTACTTGGTTTAGTGTTTGGGGGATCTTCGTCAACCGGTAA
- a CDS encoding cytochrome c oxidase subunit II encodes MHLHKYEKMWMLIGGGALLIFLIMLGVGAFYQGTKPPSCLTTIDPQNVEAHDSFKTENLGLQKLDDHQYVVNVIASAFNYDFGTDEEGNVVRTIRIPTGSEVMFQGTSKDVVHGFELAGTNANMMLEPGYINTVETTFNKPGTYTFVCNEYCGTGHHYMTATVEVYDE; translated from the coding sequence ATGCATTTACACAAATACGAAAAGATGTGGATGTTGATTGGAGGAGGAGCATTATTAATCTTTTTAATTATGTTAGGAGTAGGAGCTTTTTATCAAGGTACAAAGCCTCCTAGTTGTTTAACAACCATTGATCCTCAAAATGTAGAAGCTCACGACTCATTTAAAACAGAAAATTTAGGTTTACAAAAGCTAGATGATCACCAATACGTGGTAAACGTAATTGCTTCAGCCTTTAATTATGATTTTGGAACAGACGAAGAAGGAAACGTCGTCCGTACGATTCGCATCCCAACTGGATCCGAAGTTATGTTCCAAGGCACAAGTAAGGATGTCGTTCACGGGTTTGAACTAGCTGGAACAAATGCAAACATGATGCTAGAACCTGGTTATATCAATACAGTAGAAACCACCTTTAACAAACCAGGTACTTATACATTCGTATGTAATGAATATTGTGGAACCGGTCATCATTATATGACCGCTACTGTGGAGGTGTATGACGAATGA
- a CDS encoding b(o/a)3-type cytochrome-c oxidase subunit 1 has protein sequence MIANQLTKKDSKLSMAHMWVAFISLLIGGLMGLLQTLVRTGKFTLPFGIDYYQILTVHGVILALVLTTFFIIGFQFSLMSKTVGMSNKERAWAWIAFWVMVVGTIAAATMILLGKASVLYTFYAPLAAHPIFYIGLTLVIVGTWIACFVNFHQLYAWKKANKGAKSPLLAFMVVINMLIWFISTIGVAATVLIQFIPWSLGIVDDINILLSRTLFWYFGHPLVYFWLLPAYMAWYGIIPKIIGGKIFSDGLARLAFILFLLFSIPVGFHHQLLEPGIDPFWKYIQVVLTFAVAIPSLLTAFSMFATFETAGRAKGFTTLFGWFKALPWKDVRFFAPMIGMIAFIPAGAGGLVNASNQLNLVVHNTIWVTGHFHLTLATTVILTFFGISYWLVPVLTGRTLDEKTNRLGIIQTIVWAVGMFFMSGSMHIAGLLGAPRRSAFSEYNGSEQVTEWIGYQYGQAIGGTILFIGIIIMIYTFIYMTFFAPKGVEEFPIAETAEGAEPTPMIFENWRLWIGIAVVLIAFAYTIPFIDIIQNSPPGSPTFKGLIGNS, from the coding sequence ATGATCGCAAATCAATTAACAAAAAAAGATTCAAAACTTTCCATGGCTCATATGTGGGTCGCTTTTATTTCTCTTCTAATCGGGGGCTTGATGGGTTTATTACAAACCTTAGTCAGAACCGGAAAGTTCACTTTACCCTTCGGAATTGATTATTACCAAATCCTTACTGTACACGGAGTTATTTTAGCTCTTGTTTTAACCACATTCTTTATTATAGGTTTCCAATTTTCTTTAATGAGCAAAACAGTCGGTATGAGTAATAAAGAAAGAGCTTGGGCTTGGATTGCCTTCTGGGTCATGGTCGTCGGAACAATTGCAGCTGCTACAATGATCCTTCTGGGTAAGGCGAGTGTCTTATATACATTTTATGCTCCGCTTGCAGCACACCCTATCTTTTATATTGGACTCACTCTTGTAATAGTAGGTACTTGGATTGCTTGTTTTGTTAACTTTCATCAACTGTATGCTTGGAAAAAAGCAAATAAAGGAGCAAAATCTCCTCTATTGGCCTTTATGGTCGTAATTAATATGTTAATCTGGTTCATCAGTACCATCGGGGTTGCAGCAACTGTTCTTATTCAGTTTATCCCATGGTCACTAGGTATTGTAGATGACATAAATATCCTATTAAGTCGTACATTGTTTTGGTATTTCGGTCACCCATTAGTTTACTTCTGGTTATTACCAGCATATATGGCCTGGTACGGCATCATCCCTAAAATTATCGGTGGGAAAATTTTTAGTGACGGTTTAGCTCGATTAGCATTCATCTTATTCTTGTTGTTCTCAATTCCTGTAGGATTTCACCACCAATTACTAGAACCTGGTATTGATCCTTTTTGGAAATATATACAAGTAGTGTTGACATTCGCTGTCGCTATCCCTTCTTTACTTACTGCTTTTAGTATGTTTGCTACGTTTGAAACAGCAGGTAGAGCCAAAGGATTCACAACGCTTTTTGGTTGGTTTAAAGCACTCCCTTGGAAAGATGTTCGCTTCTTTGCTCCAATGATTGGAATGATCGCTTTTATCCCAGCTGGAGCTGGCGGACTAGTCAATGCTTCGAATCAATTAAACCTTGTTGTGCACAATACGATTTGGGTCACCGGTCATTTTCATTTAACCTTAGCCACCACGGTTATCCTTACATTCTTCGGTATTTCATACTGGCTCGTTCCTGTGCTCACAGGAAGAACATTAGATGAAAAAACGAACCGGTTGGGTATTATTCAAACCATTGTTTGGGCAGTGGGAATGTTTTTCATGTCTGGTTCTATGCATATTGCAGGTTTGCTTGGAGCACCTCGCCGCTCCGCTTTCTCTGAGTATAACGGTAGTGAGCAGGTTACAGAATGGATAGGTTATCAATACGGTCAAGCGATCGGAGGCACTATTCTGTTTATCGGAATCATCATTATGATTTACACCTTTATTTACATGACATTCTTCGCTCCTAAAGGTGTAGAAGAATTCCCTATTGCCGAAACAGCTGAAGGTGCTGAACCTACTCCTATGATTTTCGAGAACTGGCGTTTATGGATCGGAATAGCAGTCGTACTGATTGCTTTTGCTTATACAATTCCTTTCATTGATATCATCCAGAACTCACCGCCAGGATCACCAACCTTTAAAGGATTAATCGGAAATTCCTAA
- a CDS encoding carboxypeptidase M32 — translation MSTVQTELQPTEQQFMDYVKEIAQLGEAIGLMGWDLRTYAPKKGVEGRSEVIATLSSKIHEMQTSDKMKEYIDSLKGQTANDIVQKSVEECEKNYNQARKIPTDEYKEYVALQSKAESVWEEAKDKNDFEMFKPYLEKIVEFNKRFAEYWGYEKHIYNALLDNFEPGVTVDVLDEVFPAVRKSLTDLLQKVQQSSVEVDASVLQGHFPKEKQQAFSLEILKRMGYDFDAGRLDETVHPFATGLNQGDVRVTTKYDEKDFRTAVFGTIHEGGHALYEQNISSELAYTALQGGTSMGIHESQSLFWENFVSRTKAFWENHYDLFLEYAPESFKNVNFEDFFAAVNEVKASFIRIEADELTYCLHIMIRYELEKALISGEIEVSDLPELWNDKMEEYLGVRPTSNKVGVLQDVHWAGGMFGYFPSYALGYMYAAQFHNTMKDEIDVEGSIQKGDFTVIKNWLTENIHQYGKMKKPLEILEDVTGEKLNADHLVQHLSDKYSKVYNF, via the coding sequence TTATGGACTATGTTAAAGAAATTGCCCAATTAGGTGAAGCAATAGGACTGATGGGGTGGGATTTACGTACATACGCACCGAAGAAGGGTGTAGAAGGACGATCAGAGGTCATCGCCACTCTCTCATCAAAAATCCATGAAATGCAAACCTCAGATAAAATGAAAGAGTATATCGATTCTTTAAAAGGCCAAACGGCAAATGATATTGTACAAAAGTCAGTAGAAGAATGTGAGAAGAACTACAATCAAGCAAGAAAGATCCCAACCGACGAATATAAGGAATATGTAGCTTTGCAATCGAAAGCTGAATCAGTCTGGGAAGAAGCTAAAGACAAAAATGATTTCGAGATGTTTAAGCCATATTTAGAAAAAATTGTTGAATTTAACAAGCGATTTGCTGAGTATTGGGGCTATGAAAAACATATTTACAATGCACTGTTAGACAATTTTGAACCTGGAGTTACCGTTGATGTTCTTGATGAAGTATTTCCAGCTGTTCGAAAATCGTTAACTGATTTACTTCAAAAGGTCCAGCAATCAAGTGTAGAAGTGGATGCCTCTGTATTACAAGGTCATTTTCCAAAGGAAAAGCAGCAGGCTTTCAGTCTAGAAATATTAAAGCGTATGGGATATGATTTTGATGCAGGGCGCCTTGATGAGACGGTACACCCATTTGCTACAGGCCTTAATCAGGGAGATGTTCGCGTTACGACGAAATATGACGAAAAAGATTTCCGTACAGCTGTATTTGGTACCATCCATGAAGGTGGTCATGCTTTGTATGAACAAAATATAAGTTCTGAACTGGCCTACACAGCGCTTCAGGGTGGTACATCTATGGGGATCCATGAGTCTCAATCTTTATTCTGGGAGAACTTTGTCTCAAGAACGAAAGCTTTTTGGGAAAATCATTATGACTTATTCCTTGAATATGCACCGGAATCTTTTAAAAATGTTAACTTTGAAGATTTCTTTGCCGCAGTGAACGAGGTTAAGGCTTCATTTATACGGATTGAAGCGGATGAACTAACATATTGTCTTCATATTATGATTCGTTATGAACTTGAGAAAGCTTTAATTAGTGGGGAGATTGAAGTTTCTGATCTTCCTGAACTCTGGAATGACAAGATGGAAGAATACCTAGGTGTTCGACCAACAAGTAATAAAGTTGGGGTACTTCAAGATGTTCATTGGGCAGGGGGCATGTTTGGTTACTTCCCTTCATATGCTTTAGGTTATATGTACGCAGCTCAGTTCCATAACACAATGAAGGATGAAATTGATGTAGAGGGCTCGATTCAAAAAGGTGACTTTACGGTTATTAAGAATTGGCTTACTGAAAATATTCATCAGTACGGTAAAATGAAAAAACCATTAGAGATTCTAGAAGATGTAACGGGTGAAAAGTTAAACGCTGATCATTTAGTTCAGCATCTGTCTGATAAATATAGTAAAGTTTATAATTTCTAA